The window CGATATTCTCAGCCGACTCTACTGCCTGAAGAGGAGATATCTCTTCGCCCGTACTGACAGAAACAGCCTTAACGATCGAAGCGGAAAGAACTTCAACTCCGGGATTTAAGGAGGCCGTAACGTTAAACACAAAAACGCCCTGTTCGGCTGTTCCGAGCTGAGGGCAGCTGTCCGCAGTGCTGATCAAGGAAGTCCCGTCAGTTACAAGCGCGACATCGATGCTGTCAAGATCATCTCCCCCGGTATTTTCAATCGTTGCCGTTATATTAAATTCCTGAGAAGTATTAACTATTGAAGTGTTCTGAACTCCCGTGTTGTTTGGAGCATCGCTGTCTATAGAAATAATCCTGAGCCCGGATGGTTCCCTGACAATTACCGCGGAATCACGGCTCACCTGAGTCTGCGAAGAATCCGGAATATTCTCATCTCTCCAACCCAGAGTACAGCTCACAGAAACGGTACCGGTATCAAGTCCGGTAGATGAAATCAGATACCGCAGAGAATCAGTCTGACCTTCCTGTAAAGTAAAACCGGAAGTGCCGGACGAAAAACCATCAGGAGCAATTACCAGATAATCTGTCAGTTGAATGGAGTTCTTATAAAATACGATATTACCACTGTCAGGCTGATCCAAGGTGACAGGCGCGCCGCCGTTATTATTAACAACCGCGGTCAAATTCCAGTCGGATGTCTGTCCGGCTGTTACAAACTCTTGTGAAGGAACTACTCTTTTTATAACGAGCTCCCCGGAACTTTGTATTTCAGCCGCGGCCGTGCTGTCAGTAGCGTTAGAGAATATAGTAATGTCACTCTGCCCGGAATTGGTATCAACAGCATATTCCAACGCGGCGTAGAAATTCTCACTGCCCACTGTGGAAGAAGCTCTGACATTGAAAGTATCTTGGGCAACATCACCGTAAGCGAGAGAACCAATATAATGGACAGGGTTTTCAATAAATGAAGATCCGTCGCTTGACAGAGAGACTCCGATGCTGTCAGCAGGCGCGCCTCCGTTGTTTTCAACCTCCAGCACTACTGGAAAATACTGATCAGAATTAACGAATGGAGATCGGGGGGCGGTATTCTTAAGTGAAAGAATTGATATATCAGCTGGAGTTTGTATCTCAATAATACCATAACCAGTGTGTTCAACGCCAGTGTCAAAGCTCAAAAAATGTGTTCTGTTATTCTCGAACACACCAACATGACTGTAAATTTCAATATTCTCGGAAACTGTCACCTCCGGAGAAGGGGTGACACCAAATACAAGATGCTTGGATTCTCCTCCGGCAAGAGACAGTCCTCCGCCGGAGAATTCTGAGGGCGGGGAAGGAACCGAAAGACTATAGTTACTGTATATATAAGTACTATCCATAGAAAGGGTTATATTAGCTTCACCCTGATTTTCAACAAGCAGATCAACTTCCCAGATAGATGTCTGTCCTGAAGTAATTGTATTCTGGCTGAGAGTTGTTCCGGTAACAGCAAGTATCGCGGGTTCCTGAACACTAACGTATCCTTCCCCTCCATTGAATGTGTCATCTGTTATGATATTCGCGCTGTTAACGTCACTCGCTGTTACATGACCGTCAATTACCGCTATACCCGTTGTCGTTCCTGTAATTGTAACACGGAACAGAAGTGTATCCACCTGATTACCCGCGAGAGTATCAGTTCCCGCTTTCTGAAGACTCCCGGGATTTATGACAGTGTATTCCCCCGTACAGTCACCTGACCCGGCTACATTAAAAGTTAGATAAGTGTTCGAAGCTGAAAGATCCATATCCAGTGACGCTTCACCGGTGTTGTGAACAACCATTCTGACTTCCCACTCAGGCTGCAGCGACGCCGTGACACTCTGAGGACTCTCTATACTTGTGATACTTAAGCGGGGAGCTGTTTCTACTTCGATATAATCGGAACCTGAAGAGATATCTGTTTCAAAATGATTTCCATTTTCTTCTCCCTCAAGATGTGCCGCAAGAGTGTAGGAACCCGGGGCTATGGCTGAATCGACTGTGCTGCTCTCAAAAATTAAAACAACACTTTCTCCTCCTGAAACTAAATGCTGAGACGCTGGCGAAAGATACGCCCTGAAACTATCACTATCCGCGTCAGCAAATGTTATGTAAGTACTCGAAGGATGAAGGTCAAGAGCAGAGGATTCACTATTGGGGCTGGCTACACCCAATTCAATTGAGATTTCTGTTCCCGCGCTTGCTGAAAGAGGAGATAAACTGGAGGATATATATTCCGGATTTGGCTGTAACTCGAACGTAACGGAATCAGAAGTTGTAACTTCTCCCGGGTAAGTATAAACGGCATTATCGCTGTTTATCTCTCTTCCCACAACAGATCCGGAAAGAAGCCGTTTGCCGGGAAGCACAGATCCCGTCGTTGTGACGACAAAACGCAGCACACCCGATTGGGAGGCCTTAAGAGTTACACCTCCACTTGACAGTTCATTTGGATAATCAAAAACAAACCCGCTTCCTCCCTGAACACTTACCGTGGAAGAATCATGGTCGGAAAGGTCAAGCATTACATCCGACCCTCCGGAATTCACTATATTCACGTCTATATACCAATCGTTAAGCTGACCTATTGTAACCGGATCCTGAGAGGCGTGGAATCCGGTAATTTCAAGTAAGGAGGGCAGCTGAATCAAAACATCTTCAGTAACTCCGGGATCACCCTGTACAGGGTAGATAACGCGGGAACTGTTAATCTCTCTCGCTGTTCCGGCGATATTGATAGTGCACGTTCCCTCAACGCTGCCAGTGGAATCTATCAGAAAATGGAGTGTATCAGTTGAATTACCATATAAAATTGTATCGCCGGATACAAAAGCGGAAGGTGAAACAACATTAAAATCATCCGATGTGGAGAATGTAAGATGTGTATCCGTAGAGTCAAAATCAAAAGCAAGGTCCGATTCTCCTTCGTTGACTAAGACAACATCAACAAACCAGTCTTTACTCTGATAAACAGTGGCTTCCTCTACCGAACTTGTTATGGCTGATACAACAGGTATCCCCGGAGTCTGTACAAGAAAATCGCCTTTTCCCCCATATTCAGTTGTACCAACAAGCTCGTTCTGACTATTGAGATCGGTGCCCCATATTGTAGCTTCTATGACCACCATACCAGTTGTCATTGAATTTGACGTATCATCCTCGAAACGAACTTGAAAACTATCAATCTGCCCGCCGCCGAGTTCTTCCGCTCCAGGATTAAAATCGATATAGGAGAGCAGGTATTCATCCGTTACAATACTGCTTCCCGAATATAATCTACACTGAACACTGTCAAGTCTCACAGCAGCTTCGCCATTATTCTGAACTTTTATACTCCCCGTCCAGTATGCCTGCTGATCTTTCGTTACCAGGTCTCGAGGTGTAACATCAATACTGTTAATAGCCAGCCTGGATGGTTCTTCGATTGTTATAGAAGTATCGGGATAAATATCATCAGTGAAAGGCAATCCGTTCTCATAACCCTCAACATGAATAACAGGGCTGTAATTTCCTGTGATCATATCCGTGGGAACGGCGGCGGACTCAAAATAAAGGGTATTATTTCCGGGGCTTAGAGTGTCTCCCTGCTGATCATTAAGAGAAGAAGTATAGTAAACAGAGCCATCATCGAATCTTATGTAAGTGCTTTCGCTGTTACATATAACATTCGCTCCGCCTGAATTAGACAGACCCGCGGTGAATGATACCCAGCTGTTTTTACTCACCGATACGGGTGTAAGAGAGGCGGGAAGATAGTCAAGTTCTGCCGGCAAAACAACATTTACAGAATCACCAAGGACAAAAGATGTATCAAAATCAGCTCCATTTTCCTCCCCGGACAGTGTTAACAGTACCGGATATTTTGCCACATCCATCGAGGAGGGTATCATGCCGGCAGTAAAATCAATATCTGTTACAGCCAGACCGGGCAGGGCTTCATCGACTTCCGGGTAAACCGTAAAAGATTCCGTTCCGTCAGAAAAAGAAAGGTTCGTATTATTTCTGTCGATAATAACCGCCGCTTGACCAGTGTTTTCAAGGGATATCGAAAAAGCGTGGCTTTGTCCCCTTGAGACCACTTCGGGTTGTATAGTTCCCGCTTGATAAGTGAATCTTGCGGCTGACTGAATAAGCCAGGTTCGAATATTCTCATCAGCGGAATAATCATAAACATCCATTCCGTCCGAAGTCGCGTGAACAGTGGCATCCACCGTATCTATTCCCACTGGAGAGCCGGGAAGAACACTAACTAATCTTGAATAGGTTTTGCTCATTCCGGACGAGATAGTGTCAACTAATGGAGGCTGCCAGTTATCAAGCAAACTGTAATCACCCGTACTGAATTTCAGCTGCAGTCCATTTACGAAAACATCAGAGCCTCCGCCGTTTTTAACTGTAACATCAACTTGGCTTGTATCACCTCTACTCAGAATAGTCTTATACAGTGTGATATCCTCTATTTCAACTATAGATACAGAAACAGAATTATACCCCGCGTCAAATTGTGTTGTGTATTCCGAAGAATATACATCATTACCCGTAACAGTAACCTTAGGTGTATATGTTCCCCCAAATAAACTGGATGGGACAGTGCTTTCGTTAAATACGAGTGTATCCGAAGAAAGTCCCGGGATAAAATAACTGGACCCCAGAGCCGCGCTGAACGTGCTTACACCATCTGAAAAGGAAATTCTACTTGAACCGTCAATATTCACTCCTGTGGGACTGACATTTTCTATCAGGCATTTAAATGCCGCGCTGCTGTCGGGAACGATAACTGCGGGAGCTAAATATCCTCCGTACTGACACTGGGGTTGCGGCGCGAAAACAAGGTTTGCCGAACCGGCGGCGCTTCCTTCAACGCTGTTGAAAGCAACCGTTACATCTCCGGGGGTTCCGGATGATCTGGTAAATACACTTATTCTCCCTGTTGATCCGGAAACTCTCTGTACCCCCGCAAGAGATGTATTCATATCATCGCTCGATATCAAACCGTCAGTTACAGAAACTGTTATTTGTGTTCCTTCCTGAACGATATTACCGAAGGTGTCCGTTATGGGATCAGTCGTTATAGCACTTGTGCTACGGGAATCAGCTGTAATAGTATCGGGTATTACTGAATATATACCTATAGTTCCGGAGGGTATATCAGGATCTATCGTCAACGTATCACTGAAGCTCAACGCCCCGCCTCCAAGTGTCCGCGCCGATAACACTACTCTCTCAGCGATATTATCATGAACAATAACAGTCGCTGAGCCGTCTGAAAGCACCAGGGTGTCATTAGAAAACAAAGCGGACCCGTCACTGCTGAGCTCAACTTGGGTAGTGTCATCTCCGTAAGCAATATTATCATTCATGTCAAAAGCAACTATTTCAACATCAAAATTATTTCCCGCCGTATGAGTGTAATTGCCTGTGGATATCTCGTAACGGGAAATATTTCCGGCAGTAGTTGATACATTGAAATCCGTTCTCTCTCTTGAAGGAGGATCTCCATCGAGAATAGTAGCCGCCACTCCGTTTGTACCCGCGTTAATATCTGTCACCAGACTGCATGCGGCTGTGCCTGTCGAATCCGATATGTCCAACCCGTCACCCGGATCACCGTTATCGTCTATCAGAACCGGTGTACCTCCAAGGTTAGTGGTGATAATGAAATGAACGATTTCACCGGGGACAATATTCAAATATTTATCCGTTACACTCACTTTTAATTCAATCGTGTCACCGGAGATTACACCTGTTGTATCACCATTTATTTTTGCTATATTATAGGCGGGGGCGGGACTGATTGTTAAATAGGAACCAAATGGACTTAGCACCTCGCCGGCAAGAGATTCAATCGAAATCCTGTTGTCTCCGGCTATTGTATCAACTGCGGTAAAAGATACCTCTCCTCCTGACAAAACCAGAGTATCCTGAGAAAAGAGCATGCCGGATGATTCCGCGACTGGAATAAGCTTTGTTGTATCGTCGGATACTATCAGGTTGTCATTATGATCATACGCTGACGCCTGACATGAAAATACCTGCCCCGCTTCAAAAGATGACCCCCCGACAACTAAATCAACATAAGATATCACATTATCCGCCACAGTGCTTATTTCGTAAACACGGGTTTCCAGCCCTTCCGGATAACCATCGAGTATAGCCGCCCTGACTCTGTTAAGACCGGCATACTCGCCTGTATAATAAGTTACAGAAGTTGTACCTGCGCTGTCAGTTGTCTCCTGGGCGGATTGGAGATTGCCGCCACCTTCAAGGACCGCGAAAGATACTGGTTCGCCGCCAACTCTATTGCCGTAAACATCCTCGACCGCTGAACGTATAATCACGGAATCACCGGCTGTTACGGATGTGGTATCGCCGGCAATTTCGATTATCTGATATGCCTGGGTGTGATCCACGTTTATAGTATCACTGCAGCGGACAATAGAGGAAACGGTGTCTGTTACTTCTATCTTTATGCGCTCCGCTTTTTTATAATTGATGTTATTAGTTGAAAATATTCCATTTACAATATTTCCGGCACTAATTGACAGTGTATCCCCCGCGGACTGACTTGTGTCAATGGCACTTACAGCTCTAATTTTTATATACCGCGAAGCTGTCGGAATAAAATTTTCAAAAGAATCTTCAGCCCTTACCTCAAAAGAAAAATCCTCACCTGCTATAACTGATTGGGAGGCATTGACTTGATATGAGGCTATAGTACTGTTAGCTGATACATCTACATTGAAAATAGTTGAAGTAAGCGTCGGAGCTATGGCGCTTAGGTCGATATTCCATTGACCTTTCTTTTCAGCCCTTCCATAAAGTGTTAATTCCCCATTTACTAAATCCCCTTCAGTAACTTCAGCTCCAAAATCTGAAAGACTAAATACAATCTCTCCTTCACTTTCCGGTGTTAATGATATATGACTGCTGTTATCCGGATCCAGATTACCATTACTGTCAACAGCTCTTATCATGAAAGAGAATGTCTCTCCCGCCTCTACCGGCTGAGGTGTAATATTTATTACATCAAGACTTGTCGCTCCACTTGCAACAGATGTAAAAGCAATATCTGAAACACTGTCGGCGGGGACCTCGGGATTATGATAAGCATCCATTGTATCTGCTAAACCTGCTGTCGCGGATGTGTTATAAAGAACTGAAATCGTTCCCGTACTGTCGGTTGTTCCGTAGCGGGTTGAGCTTCCCACAGAATAAGTAGGGTTTGAATTGGACCCGTCAAGTGATAAATTGCCGTCCGGATAATCTCTAATGTATAGATAAATATCCTTTCCAGTCACCAAATTGCTGTATTGATCTCTTAAGGTAGCCACAACACGTTCAGAACTGTTTACCGTTACATTTCCTCCGGGCGGCGCTATAGTAATCGCCGCGGGTATATCGTGATCTGTAGTAGCAGAAAAGGAAACCGTTGTAACAGAACCTGAAGATATTGACGCCCGCACTTGATCTGATTCGTATCCGCTTACAGTACCCAAAATCCAGGATTGGCATTCTGCCAAACCACTGCTGTTAGAATAAGAATTGTTCTGCAACCCTGAAGTCAGTGTATCTGTATCAATCTCTCCTCCGCCATCTGTTACTGAAAAGATAACCTCCGCGCCGTCAACGGGATTAGACCATTCATCCTCAACTCTTACAATGATAGGATTTTGGGCGGGATTACCAACAACTTCTCTCTGATTATTGCCGCTTTCTATAATTATTCTATCCTGCTGGGCATGACCGACAGACAATCCCGGACCAGTGGAAATCACGCCGCCCGACTCCGCTGTTATAATAATTGACTCTGCTTTATTATCTGTAAACAGAAGGGTTATCTCACCATTGTCAGTTGGCGAGAACCTGTAACTAAGTGTATCTGTATCTTCCGCTATTATTGTTCCTGTACCTGTTCCTATCCCCCATGATATTCTGTCGGCAAGGTCTGTTGTATTTGTATATATTTTTACGGTATCTTCAAAATTTCTTTTTAGATTATTATCAGCATCCCTAACTTCAAATGTTATATTTTCCCCGATACCGGCAGTTGCCTCCCCGTCGTGTAAAATAACAAATCTGCTTAGATCCCCGGGCTCAAATAACACCTCAAGAGTGTCTGTTAGATATAAACCGTCCACTGTCGCCCTTATCACCTTCTGCTCTGCTGCTGTGGATGTCATAATCCCAGCCGCGATACCGTCTGATCCGGTAGTATCTGCCGGCTGTGTAATATCATTGCCGGTTCCGGTTGACTCAAAGAGTACCGTACTTCCTGAGATCGGATTGTTATATTGGTCACGTACCACCACAGTAAGCGCAAGCTGATCTGTGCCGTTTGCGGTTACAACATTGGTATCACCGGAGAGTGAAGATGCCGCCAGGTCCGCAGCCCCGGGCTCAAATAACACCTCAAGAGTGTCTGTTAGATATAAACCGTCCACTGTCGCCCTTATCACCTTCTGCTCTGCTACAGTGGATGTCATAATTCCGGCCGCGATACCGTCTGAGCCGGTAGTATCTGCCGGCTGTGTAATATCATTGCCGGTTCCGGTTGACTCAAAGAGTACCGTGCTCCCTGAGATCGGATTGTTATATTGGTCACGTACCACCACAGTAAGCGCAAGCTGATCTGTGCCGTTTGCGGTTACAACATTGGTATCACCGGAGAGTGAAGATGCAGCCAGGTCCGCAGCCCCGGGCTCATATAAGACTTCCAGACTGTCTGTTAGATATAAACCGTCCACTGTCGCCCTTATCACCTTCTGCTCTGCTGCTGTGGATGTCATAATTCCGGCCGCGATACCGTCTGAGCCGGTAGTATCTGCCGGCTGTGTAATATCGTTACCGGTTCCGGTTGACTCAAAGAGTACCGTGCTCCCTGAGATCGGATTGTTATATTGGTCACGTACCACCACAGTAAGCGCAAGCTGATCTGTGCCGTTTGCGGTTACAACATTGGTATCACCGGAGAGTGAAGATGCCGCCAGGTCCGCAGCCCCGGGCTCAAATAACACCTCAAGAGTGTCTGTTAGATATAAACCGTCCACTGTCGCCCTTATCACCTTCTGCTCTGCTACAGTGGATGTCATAATTCCGGCCGCGATACCGTCTGAGCCGGTAGTATCTGCCGGCTGTGTAATATCATTGCCGGTTCCGGTTGACTCAAAGAGTACCGTGCTCCCTGAGATCGGATTGTTATATTGGTCACGTACCACCACAGTAAGCGCAAGCTGATCTGTGCCGTTTGCGGTTACAACATTGGTATCACCGGAGAGTGAAGATGCAGCCAGGTCCGCAGCCCCGGGCTCATATAAGACTTCCAGACTGTCTGTTAGATATAAACCGTCCACTGTCGCCCTTATCACCTTCTGCTCTGCTGCTGTGGATGTCATAATTCCGGCCGCGATACCGTCTGAGCCGGTAGTATCTGCCGGCTGTGTAATATCGTTACCGGTTCCGGTTGACTCAAAGAGTACCGTGCTCCCTGAGATCGGATTGTTATATTGGTCACGTACCACCACAGTAAGCGCAAGCTGATCTGTGCCGTTTGCGGTTACAACATTGGTATCACCGGAGAGTGAAGATGCCGCCAGGTCCGCAGCCCCGGGCTCATATAAGACTTCCAGACTGTCTGTTAGATATAAACCGTCCACTGTCGCCCTTATTACCTTCTGCTCTGCTGCTGTGGATGTCATAATCCCAGCCGCGATACCGTCTGAGCCGGTAGTATCTGCCGGCTGTGTAATATCGTTGCCGGTTCCGGTTGACTCAAAGAGCACCGTGCTCCCTGAGATCGGATTGTTATATTGGTCACGCACCACCACAGTAAGCGCAAGCTGATCTGTGCCGTTTGCGGTTACAACATTGGTATCACCGGA of the Candidatus Krumholzibacteriota bacterium genome contains:
- a CDS encoding Ig-like domain-containing protein, which produces MMNIKLNNFIANLCRRSKLLLFIFIGLILSSAEILNAASGSGTATITPADDVTVGSSGEWTITYIASENFSNGEVSLSIPAGWTVPQSSDSSSSGYVTVSSEGILAADPISIASSVIVISIDSLTTADTVAIVYGDSTELSSGQAAAQNSVESGIEFTVSSDPSGSSPVAISSSPVLNTTPDEIDSIIFTTPETSVIAGDITDKIRIQTVDQYNNPSSVSSDQVVNLSSTSSDGEFSISGGGGFSDTSSVTILSGEDTTSFYYRDITVGTPDITASAQGQSWTDAQQQVTVNPGSPLNIEITPRDTTITAGDYARFIISVEDTFGNESPLSSDQTIDLIKAGGDFYEIYDHSTSILGTVIPSGNSSKEVDYMNTNMEMNLGYLLVFDDDSSPPDLNQTNTNVYVNNAAFNSDSSSISSGNDTLTANGTDQLALTVVVRDEYNNPISGSTVLFESTGTGNDITQPADTTGSDGIAAGIMTSTVAEQKVIRATVDGLYLTDSLEVLYEPGAADLAASSLSGDTNVVTANGTDQLALTVVVRDQYNNPISGSTVLFESTGTGNDITQPADTTGSDGIAAGIMTSTAAEQKVIRATVDGLYLTDSLEVLYEPGAADLAASSLSGDTNVVTANGTDQLALTVVVRDQYNNPISGSTVLFESTGTGNDITQPADTTGSDGIAAGIMTSTAAEQKVIRATVDGLYLTDSLEVLYEPGAADLAASSLSGDTNVVTANGTDQLALTVVVRDQYNNPISGSTVLFESTGTGNDITQPADTTGSDGIAAGIMTSTAAEQKVIRATVDGLYLTDSLEVLYEPGAADLAASSLSGDTNVVTANGTDQLALTVVVRDQYNNPISGSTVLFESTGTGNDITQPADTTGSDGIAAGIMTSTVAEQKVIRATVDGLYLTDTLEVLFEPGAADLAASSLSGDTNVVTANGTDQLALTVVVRDQYNNPISGSTVLFESTGTGNDITQPADTTGSDGIAAGIMTSTAAEQKVIRATVDGLYLTDSLEVLYEPGAADLAASSLSGDTNVVTANGTDQLALTVVVRDQYNNPISGSTVLFESTGTGNDITQPADTTGSDGIAAGIMTSTVAEQKVIRATVDGLYLTDTLEVLFEPGAADLAASSLSGDTNVVTANGTDQLALTVVVRDQYNNPISGSTVLFESTGTGNDITQPADTTGSDGIAAGIMTSTAAEQKVIRATVDGLYLTDTLEVLFEPGDLSRFVILHDGEATAGIGENITFEVRDADNNLKRNFEDTVKIYTNTTDLADRISWGIGTGTGTIIAEDTDTLSYRFSPTDNGEITLLFTDNKAESIIITAESGGVISTGPGLSVGHAQQDRIIIESGNNQREVVGNPAQNPIIVRVEDEWSNPVDGAEVIFSVTDGGGEIDTDTLTSGLQNNSYSNSSGLAECQSWILGTVSGYESDQVRASISSGSVTTVSFSATTDHDIPAAITIAPPGGNVTVNSSERVVATLRDQYSNLVTGKDIYLYIRDYPDGNLSLDGSNSNPTYSVGSSTRYGTTDSTGTISVLYNTSATAGLADTMDAYHNPEVPADSVSDIAFTSVASGATSLDVINITPQPVEAGETFSFMIRAVDSNGNLDPDNSSHISLTPESEGEIVFSLSDFGAEVTEGDLVNGELTLYGRAEKKGQWNIDLSAIAPTLTSTIFNVDVSANSTIASYQVNASQSVIAGEDFSFEVRAEDSFENFIPTASRYIKIRAVSAIDTSQSAGDTLSISAGNIVNGIFSTNNINYKKAERIKIEVTDTVSSIVRCSDTINVDHTQAYQIIEIAGDTTSVTAGDSVIIRSAVEDVYGNRVGGEPVSFAVLEGGGNLQSAQETTDSAGTTSVTYYTGEYAGLNRVRAAILDGYPEGLETRVYEISTVADNVISYVDLVVGGSSFEAGQVFSCQASAYDHNDNLIVSDDTTKLIPVAESSGMLFSQDTLVLSGGEVSFTAVDTIAGDNRISIESLAGEVLSPFGSYLTISPAPAYNIAKINGDTTGVISGDTIELKVSVTDKYLNIVPGEIVHFIITTNLGGTPVLIDDNGDPGDGLDISDSTGTAACSLVTDINAGTNGVAATILDGDPPSRERTDFNVSTTAGNISRYEISTGNYTHTAGNNFDVEIVAFDMNDNIAYGDDTTQVELSSDGSALFSNDTLVLSDGSATVIVHDNIAERVVLSARTLGGGALSFSDTLTIDPDIPSGTIGIYSVIPDTITADSRSTSAITTDPITDTFGNIVQEGTQITVSVTDGLISSDDMNTSLAGVQRVSGSTGRISVFTRSSGTPGDVTVAFNSVEGSAAGSANLVFAPQPQCQYGGYLAPAVIVPDSSAAFKCLIENVSPTGVNIDGSSRISFSDGVSTFSAALGSSYFIPGLSSDTLVFNESTVPSSLFGGTYTPKVTVTGNDVYSSEYTTQFDAGYNSVSVSIVEIEDITLYKTILSRGDTSQVDVTVKNGGGSDVFVNGLQLKFSTGDYSLLDNWQPPLVDTISSGMSKTYSRLVSVLPGSPVGIDTVDATVHATSDGMDVYDYSADENIRTWLIQSAARFTYQAGTIQPEVVSRGQSHAFSISLENTGQAAVIIDRNNTNLSFSDGTESFTVYPEVDEALPGLAVTDIDFTAGMIPSSMDVAKYPVLLTLSGEENGADFDTSFVLGDSVNVVLPAELDYLPASLTPVSVSKNSWVSFTAGLSNSGGANVICNSESTYIRFDDGSVYYTSSLNDQQGDTLSPGNNTLYFESAAVPTDMITGNYSPVIHVEGYENGLPFTDDIYPDTSITIEEPSRLAINSIDVTPRDLVTKDQQAYWTGSIKVQNNGEAAVRLDSVQCRLYSGSSIVTDEYLLSYIDFNPGAEELGGGQIDSFQVRFEDDTSNSMTTGMVVIEATIWGTDLNSQNELVGTTEYGGKGDFLVQTPGIPVVSAITSSVEEATVYQSKDWFVDVVLVNEGESDLAFDFDSTDTHLTFSTSDDFNVVSPSAFVSGDTILYGNSTDTLHFLIDSTGSVEGTCTINIAGTAREINSSRVIYPVQGDPGVTEDVLIQLPSLLEITGFHASQDPVTIGQLNDWYIDVNIVNSGGSDVMLDLSDHDSSTVSVQGGSGFVFDYPNELSSGGVTLKASQSGVLRFVVTTTGSVLPGKRLLSGSVVGREINSDNAVYTYPGEVTTSDSVTFELQPNPEYISSSLSPLSASAGTEISIELGVASPNSESSALDLHPSSTYITFADADSDSFRAYLSPASQHLVSGGESVVLIFESSTVDSAIAPGSYTLAAHLEGEENGNHFETDISSGSDYIEVETAPRLSITSIESPQSVTASLQPEWEVRMVVHNTGEASLDMDLSASNTYLTFNVAGSGDCTGEYTVINPGSLQKAGTDTLAGNQVDTLLFRVTITGTTTGIAVIDGHVTASDVNSANIITDDTFNGGEGYVSVQEPAILAVTGTTLSQNTITSGQTSIWEVDLLVENQGEANITLSMDSTYIYSNYSLSVPSPPSEFSGGGLSLAGGESKHLVFGVTPSPEVTVSENIEIYSHVGVFENNRTHFLSFDTGVEHTGYGIIEIQTPADISILSLKNTAPRSPFVNSDQYFPVVLEVENNGGAPADSIGVSLSSDGSSFIENPVHYIGSLAYGDVAQDTFNVRASSTVGSENFYAALEYAVDTNSGQSDITIFSNATDSTAAAEIQSSGELVIKRVVPSQEFVTAGQTSDWNLTAVVNNNGGAPVTLDQPDSGNIVFYKNSIQLTDYLVIAPDGFSSGTSGFTLQEGQTDSLRYLISSTGLDTGTVSVSCTLGWRDENIPDSSQTQVSRDSAVIVREPSGLRIISIDSDAPNNTGVQNTSIVNTSQEFNITATIENTGGDDLDSIDVALVTDGTSLISTADSCPQLGTAEQGVFVFNVTASLNPGVEVLSASIVKAVSVSTGEEISPLQAVESAENIEIQNAAELALTIGIISPAGAVDDTISTEQSFIVNATVNNNGEAEVDNSGEISITLPDGFSLADSASEPLARSFVVDEDITWTLISPSIPDPSDTLSVGITAVPIDVNIDKPAFRAEPYDSIIILTEEKAMVKNCGLAVDSPPGAVDGLLSTDQDFTVRASATPSSNSDEVWLELLLPGGYSAEGDLRRNIGNGEGIERSVVWNLSAPPDEDPQPMQIELTTGGKDINSGSSFSGCVSSLEVETESAAVIDLSAFISGPEQALEGELSVSLPFNIQAEVANSGSAGVNTDEASLKVDLPPGYTFVDGDSIRQFSIGEPVTWNLKAPSSMSPPGNIRVHFREPYAIDVNTDKAAQIGTGEISIPVKTDAGIVSMSNISKNDTIAIPPHVVPQGARNVPMLKVSFRNMSAYTVGLDTLFVTVRDVNGLDVENPSQVVDSVSFVAGEVKYSTRATDVNPVPVIVDHAFTINSTDSAAAILEVDIASGAPAGGMRIELVSNDDVRLSIGGESTPVSVVWSGDDDEITGHFFNTPFTIMSSNFSEYTHNYPNPFRAGSEETQIAYFLTENSDVQIRIYDYTGELVWSKDIASGGVGATGSTDKIYHSTPWDGRNGRGNIVRNGVYICKITAGSNSAIFKIGVAK